The following are encoded in a window of Geobacter metallireducens GS-15 genomic DNA:
- the tuf gene encoding elongation factor Tu, translating into MAKAKFERTKPHVNIGTIGHVDHGKTTLTAAITRVLAERGQAEFKGFDQIDNAPEERERGITIATSHVEYETEKRHYAHVDCPGHADYVKNMITGAAQMDGAILVVSAADGPMPQTREHILLARQVGVPYIVVFLNKADMVDDEELLELVELEIRELLSSYDFPGDDIPIIKGSALKALNGDKDELGSEAIVKLMDAVDAYIPEPERAIDKPFLMPVEDVFSISGRGTVATGRVERGVVKVGEEVEIVGIKTTTKTTVTGVEMFRKLLDEGRAGDNIGALLRGVKREDIERGQVLARPGSITPHTKFKAEAYILTKEEGGRHTPFFNGYRPQFYFRTTDVTGIVDLPAGTEMVMPGDNVAVTVNLITPIAMDEGLRFAIREGGRTVGAGVVSSIIE; encoded by the coding sequence ATGGCAAAGGCAAAATTCGAGAGAACAAAACCGCACGTCAACATAGGGACGATTGGTCACGTTGATCATGGCAAGACCACGCTGACCGCCGCCATCACGCGGGTTCTGGCCGAGCGCGGCCAGGCCGAATTCAAGGGCTTTGATCAGATCGACAACGCCCCTGAGGAGCGTGAGCGTGGTATCACCATCGCCACCTCGCACGTTGAGTATGAAACCGAAAAGCGTCACTATGCTCACGTTGACTGTCCCGGCCACGCTGACTACGTCAAGAACATGATCACCGGTGCGGCTCAGATGGACGGCGCGATTCTCGTTGTCTCCGCCGCCGACGGCCCCATGCCCCAGACCCGCGAGCACATTCTGCTTGCTCGTCAGGTAGGGGTTCCCTACATCGTTGTGTTCCTTAACAAGGCTGACATGGTCGATGACGAAGAGCTTCTTGAGCTCGTCGAGCTGGAGATTCGCGAACTGCTCTCCTCCTATGATTTCCCGGGCGACGACATTCCCATCATTAAGGGTTCCGCCCTCAAGGCCCTCAATGGCGACAAGGACGAGCTCGGCTCTGAAGCCATCGTCAAGCTCATGGACGCCGTCGACGCCTATATTCCCGAGCCTGAGCGCGCCATCGACAAGCCGTTCCTGATGCCCGTCGAAGACGTCTTTTCCATCTCCGGTCGCGGTACCGTTGCCACTGGTCGGGTTGAGCGTGGCGTTGTCAAGGTGGGCGAGGAAGTCGAGATCGTTGGAATCAAGACGACCACCAAGACCACTGTTACCGGTGTAGAAATGTTCCGCAAGCTCCTCGATGAAGGGCGTGCCGGCGACAACATCGGCGCCCTGCTCCGTGGTGTAAAGCGTGAAGACATCGAGCGTGGCCAGGTGCTGGCGAGGCCGGGGAGCATCACCCCGCACACCAAGTTCAAGGCCGAGGCCTACATTCTGACCAAGGAAGAAGGCGGGCGCCACACCCCGTTCTTCAACGGCTATCGTCCGCAGTTCTACTTTCGGACCACCGACGTGACCGGCATAGTAGACCTTCCCGCAGGGACCGAAATGGTCATGCCCGGCGACAACGTAGCCGTAACGGTTAACCTGATCACCCCAATCGCCATGGACGAAGGCCTGCGGTTCGCTATCCGTGAGGGTGGCCGTACTGTCGGCGCCGGTGTTGTCAGCTCTATCATCGAATAA
- the nusG gene encoding transcription termination/antitermination protein NusG, with protein sequence MAKKWYGVHTYSGFENKVRLSLSERIKNLGLEESFGEILIPSETVVELKKGEKKTSSRKFFPGYILVNMELSDETWHVVKETSKVTGFVGGNNPFAIPDEEVAKITRRMEEGAEKPRPKVQFEVGETVRVVDGPFLNFTGVVEDVKPDKGKLRVMVSIFGRATPVELEFMQVEKQ encoded by the coding sequence ATGGCAAAAAAGTGGTACGGGGTCCATACGTACTCCGGATTTGAAAATAAAGTAAGGCTCTCCCTTTCTGAACGAATAAAGAACCTTGGCCTGGAGGAGTCTTTCGGCGAGATTCTTATTCCTTCAGAAACAGTGGTAGAGTTGAAAAAGGGGGAGAAGAAGACTTCCTCCCGCAAGTTTTTTCCTGGCTATATCCTTGTCAACATGGAGTTGAGCGATGAGACATGGCATGTAGTGAAGGAAACCTCCAAGGTTACTGGATTTGTCGGGGGGAATAACCCTTTTGCCATACCTGACGAAGAGGTTGCGAAGATCACCCGTAGGATGGAAGAGGGTGCTGAGAAGCCCCGACCCAAGGTTCAATTCGAGGTTGGAGAGACTGTTCGGGTGGTTGATGGTCCGTTCCTTAACTTTACTGGAGTCGTAGAAGATGTGAAGCCTGACAAGGGTAAACTCAGGGTTATGGTCAGCATTTTCGGGCGCGCAACTCCTGTAGAGCTTGAGTTCATGCAGGTGGAAAAACAGTAG
- the rpmG gene encoding 50S ribosomal protein L33 — MRDIITLACAECKQRNYTTTKNKKTTPQKLEFKKYCRFCRTHTVHKETK; from the coding sequence ATGAGAGACATTATTACTCTTGCTTGCGCCGAGTGCAAGCAGAGGAACTATACGACCACTAAGAATAAGAAGACTACTCCGCAGAAGCTCGAGTTCAAAAAGTATTGTCGCTTCTGTCGTACTCATACCGTCCACAAGGAAACCAAGTAA
- the rpsI gene encoding 30S ribosomal protein S9, whose product MAAISYYGTGKRKSSVARVWLKPGTGNIVINNKSIDDYFGRETSKMVVKQPLELVEKVGNFDIYVNVRGGGDSGQAGAIKHGITKALLEVDVALRGTLKKAGFITRDSRIKERKKYGKRAARRSCQFSKR is encoded by the coding sequence ATGGCAGCAATCAGCTACTACGGTACGGGTAAGCGGAAATCGTCGGTCGCCAGGGTCTGGCTGAAGCCGGGGACCGGGAACATTGTCATCAACAACAAGTCCATCGACGACTACTTCGGGCGCGAGACTTCCAAGATGGTCGTCAAACAGCCTTTGGAACTGGTTGAGAAAGTGGGCAACTTCGACATCTATGTGAACGTCCGCGGCGGCGGCGACTCTGGTCAGGCCGGCGCCATCAAGCATGGCATTACGAAAGCTCTTCTCGAAGTGGACGTCGCCCTCCGCGGCACCCTCAAGAAGGCTGGTTTCATCACCCGTGACTCCCGCATCAAGGAGCGGAAGAAGTACGGTAAGCGCGCCGCCCGGAGAAGCTGCCAGTTCTCCAAGCGCTAA
- a CDS encoding YgiQ family radical SAM protein — MPFLPTTRAEALKRGWHELDVVFVTGDAYIDHPAFGVPLLARWLESHGFRVGIIPQPDWRSREPFMALGRPRLFFAVSAGAMDSMVAHYTPLKKLRHDDAYTPGGRHGARPNRATIVYTSRLKEAFKDVPVVVGGIEASLRRFAHYDYWEDKVRRSILFDAKADLLVFGMGERPILELAERLSGGEPLAQLTDIPGTAYAARGDVPSGAIVLPACEEVMADPRRYAEAFRLVTHEMNPGSGKALAQRHGERLLVCNPPSVPLSEAEIDAVYALPFARTPHPSYKEPIPAYDQIKSSITTHRGCFGGCAFCAITHHQGKFIQSRSEHSVTEEVGRMVKMPWFRGSVSDVGGPTANMYGLRCGSPDAGKNCRRESCLFPSVCRHLVTHDRRAATLLRRVRAIPGVRHVAVSSGIRYDLLERQPGYFGELLAHHVGGLLKVAPEHTVDVVTDLMRKPGKEAFERFLARFRDESMRLGRKQYVIPYLMSGHPGCTLDHMVELALFLKRHNMRVDQVQDFTPTPGTLATCMYHTGIDPFSGRNVYVARSDREKRLQKALLLWHQPEERRNVLEALRACGREKEAAELLGGFRQREKSRSAPRGGKRRP; from the coding sequence ATGCCGTTTCTTCCAACCACAAGAGCCGAGGCGTTAAAACGGGGATGGCACGAACTTGACGTCGTTTTTGTTACCGGTGACGCCTATATCGACCACCCGGCCTTTGGTGTTCCGCTTCTGGCCCGATGGCTTGAATCCCACGGCTTCAGGGTCGGGATCATTCCCCAACCCGATTGGCGCTCCCGGGAGCCCTTCATGGCTCTTGGGCGTCCCCGTCTTTTCTTTGCCGTCTCTGCCGGCGCCATGGATTCAATGGTTGCCCACTATACCCCCCTCAAGAAACTACGCCACGACGACGCCTATACCCCCGGCGGCCGCCATGGCGCCCGCCCCAATCGGGCCACCATTGTCTATACCTCCCGACTCAAGGAAGCATTCAAGGACGTACCGGTGGTTGTCGGCGGCATTGAAGCATCGCTTCGTCGTTTCGCCCACTACGACTATTGGGAAGACAAGGTCCGTCGCTCCATTCTCTTTGACGCCAAGGCGGACCTCCTCGTATTCGGTATGGGGGAGCGACCTATCCTGGAGTTGGCCGAGCGGCTGAGCGGCGGAGAACCCCTCGCGCAGCTTACCGACATTCCGGGGACGGCGTATGCGGCCCGGGGAGACGTGCCTTCCGGCGCGATAGTGCTTCCCGCCTGCGAGGAGGTGATGGCTGATCCCCGTCGCTATGCCGAAGCTTTCAGGCTCGTCACGCATGAAATGAATCCCGGTAGCGGCAAGGCCCTTGCTCAGCGCCACGGCGAGCGCCTGCTCGTTTGTAATCCCCCTTCCGTTCCACTCTCTGAAGCGGAGATAGATGCTGTCTATGCACTTCCGTTCGCCCGGACGCCCCATCCGTCATACAAAGAGCCAATACCAGCCTATGACCAGATCAAGTCATCCATCACCACGCATCGCGGCTGCTTCGGCGGGTGCGCCTTCTGCGCCATAACCCACCACCAGGGGAAGTTTATCCAGTCGCGAAGCGAGCACTCAGTTACGGAGGAAGTCGGGCGAATGGTGAAGATGCCTTGGTTTCGCGGGAGTGTCAGCGACGTGGGCGGGCCGACAGCCAACATGTATGGCCTGCGCTGTGGCAGTCCTGATGCAGGGAAGAACTGCCGCCGCGAAAGCTGCCTCTTCCCATCGGTCTGTCGACATCTTGTCACCCACGACCGACGGGCGGCTACCCTCCTCAGGCGGGTGAGAGCGATTCCGGGAGTGAGGCACGTGGCGGTGTCGTCGGGCATCCGCTACGACCTCCTGGAGCGACAACCGGGGTACTTTGGCGAGCTGTTGGCCCACCATGTGGGCGGACTCCTCAAGGTCGCTCCGGAGCATACGGTGGATGTGGTCACCGATCTGATGCGTAAACCGGGGAAGGAGGCGTTCGAGCGCTTTCTTGCCCGCTTCAGGGACGAAAGCATGCGCCTGGGGCGAAAACAGTACGTGATTCCCTACCTGATGTCGGGGCATCCAGGTTGTACTCTTGATCACATGGTGGAGCTGGCCCTGTTTCTCAAGCGCCACAACATGCGGGTGGACCAGGTGCAGGACTTCACACCTACCCCTGGAACCCTTGCCACCTGCATGTACCATACGGGTATCGATCCCTTCTCCGGGCGGAACGTCTATGTGGCGCGAAGCGACCGGGAGAAACGGCTTCAGAAGGCGCTGCTTCTGTGGCATCAGCCCGAAGAGCGGCGCAACGTTCTTGAAGCACTTCGGGCCTGTGGCCGCGAGAAGGAGGCTGCCGAACTCCTTGGGGGATTCCGGCAGAGGGAAAAAAGCCGCAGCGCGCCGAGAGGTGGCAAGCGCCGCCCTTGA
- the rplM gene encoding 50S ribosomal protein L13, with protein sequence MKTTKVAKKEEVTRDWFLVDADNKVLGRMATEIANILRGKKKPIYTPSVDTGDFVVVVNAEKIQLTGNKLADKMYYSHSGFPGGIKSIAAGKLIEKKPEDLIRKAVKGMLPKNKLARHMLKKLKVYAGPAHPHEAQQPKTLEI encoded by the coding sequence ATGAAGACGACGAAGGTTGCAAAGAAAGAAGAAGTAACCAGGGACTGGTTCCTGGTCGATGCTGATAACAAGGTGCTCGGTCGCATGGCCACCGAGATCGCCAATATCCTCCGCGGCAAGAAAAAGCCGATCTACACCCCGAGTGTTGACACTGGTGATTTTGTCGTTGTGGTCAATGCTGAGAAGATTCAGCTCACCGGCAACAAGCTCGCCGACAAGATGTACTATAGCCACTCCGGATTTCCGGGGGGCATCAAGTCCATCGCCGCAGGCAAGCTCATCGAGAAAAAGCCTGAAGACCTTATCCGCAAGGCTGTAAAGGGGATGCTTCCGAAGAACAAGCTTGCCCGTCACATGCTCAAGAAGCTCAAGGTCTACGCCGGTCCCGCGCATCCGCACGAGGCCCAGCAGCCCAAGACTCTCGAAATCTAA
- the argC gene encoding N-acetyl-gamma-glutamyl-phosphate reductase — protein sequence MLNVAVVGASGYTGVELLRLLYCHPEVAVTCITSEQSAGRPVAAVFPTLRSRYTQVLENLEPVKVAQKADLIFTALPHKAAMEVVPTFLELGKRVVDLSADYRFNDPAVYEKWYEPHMNPENLKEAVYGLPEIRREKIGDAWLVGNPGCYPTSVILGLMPLLKKRLIDPSTIIADSKSGVSGAGRGAKVENLYCEVNDGFKAYGVGGVHRHIPEIEQELSLLAGGPITITFTPHLVPMDRGILSTIYARLTGTDSVAELVKLYAEFYEGEPFVRVLPAGNVPSTAHVRGSNFCDIGLAVDSRTGRVIVVSAIDNLVKGAAGQAVQNMNIMYGFPETMGLEGLPLFP from the coding sequence ATGCTGAATGTTGCCGTCGTCGGAGCGAGCGGATACACCGGAGTCGAGCTGCTCAGGCTGCTTTACTGCCATCCCGAGGTGGCTGTCACCTGTATTACCTCTGAACAGAGCGCCGGCCGGCCCGTCGCCGCTGTCTTCCCGACGTTGCGCAGCCGCTACACACAGGTGCTTGAGAATCTGGAACCGGTCAAGGTGGCCCAGAAGGCCGACCTTATCTTTACGGCCCTTCCCCACAAGGCGGCTATGGAAGTGGTTCCCACGTTTCTGGAGCTGGGGAAGAGGGTGGTTGACCTCTCCGCCGACTATCGCTTCAATGATCCAGCCGTTTATGAGAAGTGGTACGAACCCCACATGAACCCCGAGAACCTGAAGGAGGCGGTCTACGGCCTTCCAGAGATCCGGCGGGAGAAGATCGGTGATGCCTGGCTCGTGGGTAACCCCGGCTGCTACCCCACGAGCGTCATTCTGGGGCTCATGCCGCTCCTGAAAAAGCGCCTTATCGACCCGTCGACCATTATTGCCGACTCCAAGTCTGGGGTTTCGGGTGCAGGCCGGGGCGCCAAGGTAGAGAACCTTTACTGCGAAGTGAATGACGGGTTCAAGGCATACGGGGTGGGTGGAGTGCACCGGCATATCCCCGAAATCGAGCAGGAGTTGTCGCTTCTGGCTGGTGGGCCGATCACCATCACCTTCACTCCCCACCTGGTTCCCATGGACCGGGGAATCCTCTCCACCATCTACGCGCGGCTTACAGGCACTGACTCCGTCGCCGAACTGGTGAAGCTCTATGCTGAATTCTACGAAGGGGAGCCCTTTGTCCGTGTGCTTCCCGCCGGAAACGTCCCATCCACTGCTCACGTGCGTGGCTCCAATTTCTGCGACATCGGGTTGGCTGTGGACAGTCGCACTGGGCGGGTCATCGTGGTTTCCGCCATCGATAACCTCGTGAAAGGTGCCGCCGGCCAAGCCGTGCAGAACATGAACATTATGTACGGCTTCCCTGAGACGATGGGGCTGGAAGGGCTCCCCCTTTTTCCCTGA
- the rplA gene encoding 50S ribosomal protein L1 codes for MPKTAKKHREALAKIDRSRTYPLVEGIESVKSVAYAKFDETVEVAVRLGVDPRHADQMVRGAVVLPNGLGKDVRVLVFAKGEKEKEARDAGADHVGAEDLVAKIQEGWFDFDTAIATPDMMGVVGKIGKLLGPRGLMPNPKVGTVTFDVGRAVKESKAGKVEFRVEKAGIVHAPVGKASFDADKLKENLLALVEALVKAKPSAAKGTYIKKISLSSTMGPGLNLDIADVQSKLV; via the coding sequence ATGCCGAAGACAGCGAAGAAGCATAGGGAAGCCTTGGCGAAGATAGACCGAAGCCGGACCTACCCCCTCGTTGAAGGTATAGAAAGTGTCAAGTCGGTAGCCTACGCCAAATTTGACGAGACCGTGGAGGTCGCTGTTCGGTTGGGCGTTGACCCCCGCCATGCCGATCAGATGGTTCGTGGCGCCGTAGTTCTGCCGAATGGCCTCGGCAAGGACGTCCGGGTACTCGTTTTCGCCAAGGGCGAAAAGGAGAAGGAGGCCCGTGACGCCGGCGCTGACCATGTAGGCGCCGAAGACCTCGTTGCCAAGATCCAGGAGGGGTGGTTCGACTTCGACACCGCCATCGCGACTCCCGACATGATGGGTGTTGTCGGCAAGATCGGTAAGCTTCTTGGTCCCCGCGGGCTCATGCCGAACCCGAAGGTCGGCACGGTCACGTTTGATGTGGGCCGTGCGGTTAAGGAGTCCAAGGCCGGGAAGGTTGAATTCCGGGTCGAGAAGGCCGGTATTGTCCATGCGCCGGTCGGTAAGGCATCGTTTGATGCGGACAAGCTCAAGGAAAACCTTCTTGCGCTTGTGGAGGCGCTCGTTAAGGCGAAGCCGTCCGCAGCCAAGGGTACCTACATCAAAAAGATCAGCCTCTCTTCCACCATGGGACCGGGGCTGAATCTGGATATCGCAGACGTCCAGTCGAAGCTTGTCTGA
- the rplJ gene encoding 50S ribosomal protein L10, with amino-acid sequence MNRENKQQQVAELHEKLKRAKAVFLADFRGMSVEQATTLRNELRAAAVEYKVAKNTLLELASKETDKESLSPHYAGPTAIAFSYDDPVAAAKVLSKFAKTQANTFKLKAAVLSGKQISVSDIQALADLPSREVLLAKLLGTINAPVANFVGVLAAVPGSFVRALNAIKIQKEGN; translated from the coding sequence TTGAATAGAGAAAACAAGCAACAACAGGTAGCGGAACTGCACGAAAAGCTTAAACGGGCTAAAGCAGTGTTTCTCGCCGATTTCCGTGGTATGAGCGTAGAGCAGGCAACGACCCTGAGAAATGAACTTCGTGCAGCTGCCGTTGAGTACAAGGTTGCCAAGAACACGTTGCTGGAGCTTGCGTCCAAGGAGACCGACAAGGAATCGCTCTCTCCCCACTACGCCGGTCCGACCGCCATTGCGTTCAGCTATGATGATCCGGTCGCAGCTGCTAAGGTTCTGTCAAAGTTTGCCAAAACCCAGGCCAACACCTTCAAGCTTAAGGCTGCCGTGCTGTCCGGCAAGCAGATCTCGGTCAGCGATATCCAGGCATTGGCCGATCTGCCGAGCCGTGAAGTACTTCTTGCGAAATTGCTTGGAACCATCAATGCTCCGGTTGCCAACTTTGTGGGCGTCCTGGCAGCAGTTCCGGGAAGTTTTGTTCGTGCGCTCAACGCAATCAAAATCCAAAAGGAAGGCAATTAG
- the rplL gene encoding 50S ribosomal protein L7/L12, with protein MAEITKADVVSFIENMTVLELSELVKELEEKFGVSAAAPVAVAAAAAPAAAAEAAEEKTEFDIILKSAGANKIGVIKVVRALTGLGLKEAKDLVDGAPKSVKTGVSKEEAEDAKKQLVESGAEVEIK; from the coding sequence ATGGCAGAAATCACCAAAGCCGATGTCGTTAGCTTCATTGAGAATATGACCGTTCTTGAGCTCTCTGAGCTCGTGAAAGAACTCGAAGAGAAGTTCGGTGTCTCCGCCGCTGCGCCGGTCGCCGTTGCCGCTGCCGCTGCTCCGGCCGCTGCCGCCGAGGCTGCTGAAGAAAAGACCGAGTTTGATATCATCCTCAAGAGTGCCGGTGCCAACAAAATCGGCGTTATCAAGGTTGTCCGTGCCCTCACCGGTCTTGGCCTCAAGGAAGCCAAGGACCTGGTCGACGGCGCTCCGAAGTCCGTCAAGACTGGCGTTTCCAAGGAAGAGGCAGAGGACGCCAAGAAGCAACTCGTTGAGTCCGGCGCTGAAGTCGAGATCAAGTAA
- the secE gene encoding preprotein translocase subunit SecE: MIAKAKDFLTEVKAELGKVTWPTRKETISTTWVVVAIVVIISIYLGACDVILAKLMRLILG, from the coding sequence GTGATCGCAAAAGCCAAAGATTTTCTCACTGAAGTGAAGGCCGAGTTGGGCAAGGTGACTTGGCCTACCCGCAAAGAGACCATCTCAACGACGTGGGTCGTGGTGGCTATCGTTGTCATAATCTCCATTTATCTCGGGGCGTGTGACGTGATTCTGGCGAAGCTGATGCGCCTTATCCTTGGCTAA
- the rplK gene encoding 50S ribosomal protein L11: MAKKITGYIKLQIPAGKANPSPPIGPALGQHGVNIMEFCKAFNAKTQGDEGTITPVVITVYADRSFSFITKVPPMSVLIKKAVGIESGSSVPNKNKVGTLTAEQVKEIAVKKMPDMNAASLEAAMRTVEGTARSMGVEIV; this comes from the coding sequence ATGGCAAAGAAGATTACGGGATACATCAAGCTGCAGATTCCGGCGGGCAAAGCAAACCCTTCGCCCCCGATCGGTCCGGCTCTGGGCCAGCATGGTGTCAATATCATGGAGTTCTGCAAGGCGTTCAATGCCAAGACCCAGGGCGACGAGGGGACCATTACTCCCGTTGTCATAACCGTCTACGCAGATCGTTCGTTCAGCTTTATCACCAAAGTGCCGCCCATGTCGGTTCTCATCAAGAAGGCGGTCGGAATTGAGAGCGGTTCCAGCGTGCCGAACAAGAACAAGGTCGGAACGTTGACTGCGGAGCAGGTGAAAGAGATCGCGGTCAAGAAAATGCCCGACATGAACGCTGCGTCGCTTGAAGCTGCCATGAGAACGGTCGAAGGGACCGCCCGCAGCATGGGCGTTGAAATTGTTTAA